One stretch of Methylopila sp. 73B DNA includes these proteins:
- a CDS encoding site-specific integrase produces the protein MSAIWRVIEKEYGPDSLAARGIMRLVEERVQSPTQYRQEHAAELAAEVGRYLTRTVDAEVAEVVRELGLGAAPGSEDWKRIAHALQRGKLAAYKTADERDAGDWSGEVRDPMVKAPAVQRAKAGEGIMDLFAQYEAENPDNVRPDTLRQTRDAVRLFVESLPPRSSVTAINKAAVREWKALLIRFPVRAVDTVAFKGMAIRDVVAENDRLGKPTISKKTINRYLSSLGAFSNWLVVVRGLLDANPVRDLYLKIDKSRVTTLPFTVDQMKVIFSSDAFTAPDAVRDHTFWLPLVMLFSGARPGELAQLAVADVRQMHGVNVLHITTEGAKDKTLKTRGSARVVPVHPELVRLGFLEHVEAMRAAGQGRVFPEATRNARGQWVDKFSREFPRLLARLKVKDGRGLSLYSYRHTAADAFRRAGYADEAFGPLLGHAKASTTGLYGTESQGTIAQRAAMIDAIAYEGLDLSHLYPAP, from the coding sequence TTGAGCGCGATCTGGCGCGTGATCGAAAAGGAATACGGACCGGACAGCCTCGCCGCTCGCGGGATCATGCGCCTCGTCGAGGAGCGGGTCCAAAGCCCGACGCAGTATCGGCAGGAGCACGCGGCCGAGCTCGCGGCGGAGGTTGGACGTTATCTGACGCGGACCGTGGATGCGGAGGTGGCCGAGGTCGTTCGCGAGCTTGGCCTGGGCGCGGCGCCGGGAAGCGAGGATTGGAAGCGGATCGCTCATGCGCTCCAGCGCGGTAAGCTCGCGGCCTACAAGACGGCCGACGAGCGCGACGCCGGCGACTGGTCTGGCGAGGTCCGCGACCCAATGGTCAAGGCGCCGGCCGTGCAGCGCGCGAAGGCCGGGGAGGGGATCATGGACCTCTTCGCGCAGTATGAGGCCGAGAACCCCGACAACGTCCGTCCCGACACGCTGCGTCAGACGCGCGACGCCGTTCGGCTGTTCGTTGAGAGCCTGCCGCCGCGGTCGTCGGTGACGGCCATCAACAAGGCGGCGGTGCGCGAATGGAAGGCGCTCTTGATCAGGTTCCCCGTCCGCGCGGTCGACACGGTCGCGTTCAAGGGAATGGCGATCCGGGACGTGGTCGCTGAGAACGATCGGCTCGGAAAGCCGACGATCTCGAAGAAGACGATCAATCGCTACCTGTCATCGCTCGGCGCGTTCTCGAACTGGCTTGTGGTGGTGCGGGGCCTCCTGGACGCCAACCCCGTTCGTGACCTCTACCTTAAGATCGACAAGAGCCGTGTGACGACGCTGCCGTTCACTGTCGACCAGATGAAGGTGATCTTCTCCTCAGACGCCTTCACTGCGCCGGATGCGGTGCGGGATCACACCTTCTGGCTTCCCTTGGTGATGTTGTTCTCAGGTGCGCGGCCGGGTGAGCTCGCCCAGCTTGCGGTCGCGGATGTGCGCCAGATGCACGGCGTCAACGTGCTGCACATCACGACCGAGGGCGCGAAGGACAAGACGTTGAAGACCCGCGGCAGCGCCCGTGTGGTGCCGGTTCATCCGGAGCTCGTGCGGCTTGGCTTCCTGGAGCATGTCGAAGCGATGCGAGCCGCCGGCCAGGGCCGGGTGTTCCCGGAGGCGACGCGCAATGCGCGCGGCCAGTGGGTCGACAAGTTCTCGCGGGAGTTTCCGCGTCTGCTGGCGCGCCTGAAGGTGAAGGACGGTCGAGGCCTGTCGCTCTACAGCTACCGTCATACAGCCGCCGACGCTTTCCGCCGGGCTGGGTATGCCGACGAGGCGTTTGGGCCTCTCCTGGGCCATGCCAAGGCTTCCACGACCGGTCTCTATGGAACCGAGAGCCAGGGGACGATCGCGCAGCGTGCGGCGATGATTGACGCGATTGCTTATGAGGGGCTCGACCTGTCGCATCTCTATCCGGCGCCGTAG
- a CDS encoding DpnI domain-containing protein, with protein MLHFDAQRADAEGLLLVVFTTVSSSSESTGSGASQTFSRLKPLRVWMATARQNLGAFGEERVVKQCSCPRCKRMRTLVRLPTNFKCADVICDFCGYLAQVKAATVKDISVVPAQVMGAAWGPQRERMEAAIYFPLFLVLATVEPVTHAIYYLSADLQAPAMFKPRNPLSTTARRAGWTGFHYDLRAVRAAFVRLI; from the coding sequence ATGCTGCATTTCGATGCCCAACGCGCCGACGCTGAGGGCTTGCTATTGGTTGTGTTCACCACGGTATCCTCCTCTTCCGAGTCGACAGGCTCCGGGGCGTCTCAGACTTTTTCGAGGCTGAAGCCGTTAAGGGTGTGGATGGCGACCGCTCGTCAGAACTTAGGCGCATTCGGGGAAGAGCGCGTCGTCAAGCAGTGCTCGTGTCCGCGTTGCAAGCGCATGCGGACCCTCGTCCGGCTCCCGACCAACTTCAAGTGCGCGGACGTGATCTGCGACTTCTGCGGCTACCTCGCCCAGGTGAAGGCCGCCACGGTCAAAGACATCTCGGTCGTGCCGGCGCAGGTGATGGGCGCCGCATGGGGTCCGCAGCGGGAGCGCATGGAGGCGGCGATCTACTTCCCGCTGTTCCTCGTGCTGGCGACCGTCGAGCCCGTCACGCACGCCATCTACTACCTGTCCGCGGACCTCCAGGCGCCGGCCATGTTCAAGCCCAGGAACCCCCTCAGCACTACAGCGCGACGGGCCGGCTGGACTGGATTTCACTATGATCTGCGGGCCGTGCGCGCCGCGTTCGTGAGGCTGATCTAA
- a CDS encoding MurR/RpiR family transcriptional regulator has translation MTSHPHLAALIRDRYADLSPAERKLADVLNEFPGEIAAYTASELAKVAGVSNAAVTRLARRLGLDGYEEMRRIAREERQAGSPLFLLARDEAGAPSPAARHRDASLANVGGAFERLDETALNAAAEALAAAPRMWIAGFRSGAAFAAHLRWQLIQFRPDVHLLAGAGETLGETVASIGTGDVVAVFGLRRRTPAVRPIVRAARDAGASVLLIADHGVGPDDDLASWTFRCTTRSEGPLDNYVGVLALCHALAGAVIARLEAQGRRRLARIEHLHLSLEEL, from the coding sequence ATGACCTCGCACCCGCACCTCGCAGCCCTGATCCGCGACCGCTACGCCGATTTGTCGCCGGCGGAGCGCAAGCTTGCGGACGTGCTGAACGAGTTCCCCGGCGAGATCGCGGCCTACACCGCGAGCGAACTCGCGAAGGTCGCGGGCGTCTCCAACGCCGCCGTCACGCGGCTCGCGCGCAGGCTCGGCCTCGACGGCTACGAAGAGATGCGCCGCATCGCCCGCGAGGAGCGGCAGGCGGGCTCGCCGCTGTTCCTGCTCGCCCGCGACGAGGCCGGCGCCCCCTCGCCCGCCGCACGACACCGCGACGCGAGCCTCGCCAATGTCGGAGGCGCCTTCGAGCGTCTGGACGAGACGGCGCTGAACGCGGCGGCGGAGGCGCTGGCCGCCGCGCCGCGGATGTGGATCGCGGGCTTCCGCAGCGGCGCCGCCTTCGCGGCGCATCTGCGCTGGCAGCTCATTCAGTTTCGCCCCGACGTGCACCTGCTCGCGGGCGCCGGCGAGACGCTGGGCGAAACGGTCGCTTCGATCGGGACGGGCGACGTCGTCGCCGTGTTCGGCCTGCGCCGCCGCACGCCGGCGGTCAGGCCTATCGTCAGGGCCGCGCGCGACGCCGGGGCCAGCGTGCTGCTGATCGCTGACCACGGCGTCGGACCGGACGACGACCTCGCCTCCTGGACCTTCCGCTGCACGACGCGCAGCGAGGGCCCGCTCGACAACTACGTCGGCGTGCTCGCGCTCTGCCACGCGCTCGCCGGGGCCGTCATCGCCCGGCTCGAGGCGCAGGGCCGCCGTCGGCTCGCCCGCATCGAACACCTGCACCTGTCGCTGGAGGAGCTGTGA
- a CDS encoding GntR family transcriptional regulator, giving the protein MPPSTDIEASVIDAILAGRIRPGTRLGETKLAALYGVSRTLVREAMMRLETRGVVEVSARRGWFVVEPSAAEAAHAFHARRVVEAGMLHTAGQLGPEALASLRRHVEAERAAIGQGDVHARTCLLGDFHIHLAEAIGNPVLVAILRDLTARTILISMMYQSTDRAVESSREHDGILEALEAGDNARAVALMVAHIDHVQSGLDLSTPQDPLAGLREILSPDGPRRPPSACRIERLTGRRRVSPFRSHTGRPS; this is encoded by the coding sequence ATGCCGCCCAGCACCGACATCGAAGCTTCGGTCATCGACGCCATCCTCGCGGGGCGCATCCGCCCCGGCACGCGGCTTGGCGAGACCAAGCTCGCCGCGCTCTATGGGGTGTCGCGGACGCTGGTGCGCGAAGCGATGATGCGGCTCGAGACCCGCGGTGTGGTCGAGGTCAGCGCCCGCCGCGGCTGGTTCGTGGTGGAGCCCTCGGCGGCCGAGGCCGCGCACGCCTTCCACGCCCGCCGGGTGGTGGAGGCGGGAATGCTCCACACCGCAGGCCAGCTCGGCCCCGAAGCCCTGGCGTCGCTCCGCCGCCATGTGGAGGCGGAGCGCGCGGCGATCGGGCAGGGCGACGTCCACGCCCGCACCTGCCTGCTCGGCGACTTCCACATTCATCTGGCGGAGGCGATCGGAAACCCGGTTCTGGTCGCCATCCTGCGGGACCTGACCGCCCGCACGATCCTGATTTCGATGATGTACCAGTCGACCGACCGCGCCGTGGAATCGAGCCGCGAGCACGACGGCATCCTCGAGGCGCTGGAGGCCGGCGACAACGCCCGCGCCGTCGCGCTGATGGTCGCGCACATCGACCACGTCCAATCCGGCCTCGACCTCTCGACGCCGCAAGACCCGCTCGCGGGGCTCCGCGAGATCCTGTCGCCGGACGGCCCCCGCCGGCCTCCCTCCGCATGCCGCATCGAACGACTGACCGGCCGCCGCCGCGTCAGCCCCTTCCGCTCGCACACAGGACGACCGTCATGA
- a CDS encoding sialidase family protein: MTETVQVLLGTKKGAFILESDGSRAVWDLRGPYCETWPINHVIADPATGALYGAGGNAWFGPAVWRSTDGGTTWTHSSRGLAYAAGEAPVASVWSLAAGHGRLYAGVEPAGLFVSDDNGESWTHVEGLQRTPSRPEWNAGGAGLILHSLVLHPDDPKQIWVGISAAGVFHTADGGETWEPRNRGTRADFMPEGQTYPEHGQCVHCLVMAPGKPGRLYQQNHCGMYRSDDGGRSWASVERGLPSSFGFPAAVHPRDPERLFLVPLNGDTAGRYMPDAQAAVWRTEDGGRAWTAAREGLPQRNAFFNVLRQALATDRLAPAGVYFGTGSGEVYASRDEGGAWTRIAEHLPTISSVETFVTTG, encoded by the coding sequence ATGACGGAGACGGTTCAGGTGCTGCTCGGCACCAAGAAGGGCGCGTTTATCTTGGAGAGCGACGGGTCGCGGGCGGTCTGGGACCTGCGCGGCCCCTACTGCGAGACTTGGCCGATCAACCACGTGATCGCCGATCCCGCCACAGGCGCGCTCTACGGCGCGGGCGGCAACGCCTGGTTCGGGCCGGCGGTCTGGCGCTCGACCGACGGCGGGACGACCTGGACGCATTCGAGCCGCGGCCTCGCCTACGCCGCCGGCGAAGCGCCGGTCGCCTCGGTCTGGAGCCTCGCGGCGGGGCACGGGCGACTCTACGCCGGCGTCGAGCCTGCGGGGCTGTTCGTCAGCGACGACAACGGCGAGAGCTGGACGCATGTGGAGGGGCTGCAGAGGACGCCCTCGCGGCCGGAGTGGAATGCGGGCGGGGCGGGGCTGATCCTGCATTCGCTGGTGCTGCACCCCGACGATCCGAAGCAGATCTGGGTCGGGATCTCGGCCGCGGGCGTGTTCCACACCGCCGACGGCGGCGAGACCTGGGAGCCGCGCAACCGCGGCACGCGGGCGGACTTCATGCCCGAGGGCCAGACCTATCCCGAGCATGGCCAGTGCGTGCACTGCCTGGTGATGGCGCCGGGCAAGCCCGGGCGGCTCTACCAGCAGAACCATTGCGGGATGTACCGCAGCGACGACGGCGGCCGCTCCTGGGCGAGCGTCGAGAGGGGGTTGCCGTCGAGCTTCGGGTTCCCCGCCGCCGTCCACCCGCGCGACCCCGAGCGGCTGTTCCTCGTGCCGCTCAACGGCGACACGGCGGGGCGCTACATGCCCGACGCGCAGGCCGCGGTCTGGCGCACCGAGGACGGCGGCCGGGCCTGGACCGCCGCGCGGGAGGGGCTGCCGCAGCGGAACGCCTTCTTCAACGTGCTTCGGCAGGCGCTGGCGACCGACCGGCTGGCGCCCGCGGGCGTCTACTTCGGGACGGGGTCCGGCGAGGTCTACGCCAGCCGCGACGAGGGCGGCGCCTGGACGCGGATCGCGGAGCACCTGCCGACCATCTCCTCGGTCGAAACCTTTGTGACGACGGGCTGA
- a CDS encoding amino acid ABC transporter permease translates to MTYRFDYAWLFEYAPVLLKGIAVTVQLTLVGAVLGVALGIGCAWARALGPKWLRPIVGAYVELIRNTPFMIQLFFVFFGLPSLGLQMSELQAANLAMIVNLGAYGCEIVRAGIQATPRGQFEAGASLAMSRFETFRHVVLIPALQRIWPALSSQIVIVMLGSSVVSQIAAQDLTFAANFIQSRTFRAFETYIVATLVYLALAVLLRQALAGVGWALFPRRAAR, encoded by the coding sequence ATGACATACCGCTTCGACTACGCATGGCTTTTTGAGTACGCGCCTGTCCTTCTGAAGGGGATCGCGGTCACCGTGCAGCTCACGCTGGTCGGCGCGGTCCTCGGCGTCGCCCTCGGGATCGGCTGCGCCTGGGCGCGGGCGCTCGGGCCGAAATGGCTCCGCCCCATCGTCGGCGCCTATGTCGAGCTGATCCGCAACACGCCGTTCATGATCCAGCTGTTCTTCGTGTTCTTCGGCCTGCCGTCGCTGGGGCTCCAGATGTCGGAGCTGCAGGCGGCGAACCTCGCGATGATCGTGAATCTCGGGGCCTATGGCTGTGAGATCGTCCGCGCCGGCATCCAGGCCACCCCTCGCGGCCAGTTCGAGGCGGGCGCCAGCCTCGCCATGAGCCGGTTCGAGACCTTCCGCCACGTGGTGCTGATCCCCGCGCTGCAGCGGATCTGGCCGGCGCTGTCGTCCCAGATCGTGATCGTGATGCTGGGCTCCTCGGTCGTCTCCCAGATCGCGGCGCAGGACCTCACCTTCGCGGCCAACTTCATCCAGTCGCGGACCTTCCGCGCCTTCGAAACCTACATCGTCGCGACCCTGGTCTATCTCGCGCTCGCCGTCCTGCTGCGGCAGGCGCTGGCGGGCGTGGGCTGGGCGCTGTTTCCCCGGAGGGCCGCCCGATGA
- a CDS encoding VOC family protein, with product MHIQPYLFYEGRCEEAMAFYEEALGAERVALMRFSDSPEPLPPGAIPAGAEANVMHACLKIGDSMVMMSDGYCAKAARFEGVALSLTVPTPADAERRFAALSEGGEVRMPLGPTFFSPSFGMVADRFGVAWMINTQPEG from the coding sequence ATGCACATCCAGCCGTACCTGTTCTACGAAGGCCGCTGTGAAGAGGCGATGGCGTTCTACGAGGAGGCCCTGGGCGCCGAGCGGGTGGCGCTGATGCGCTTCTCCGATAGCCCGGAGCCTCTGCCGCCGGGCGCGATCCCCGCCGGCGCGGAGGCGAACGTCATGCACGCCTGCCTCAAGATCGGCGACAGCATGGTCATGATGTCGGACGGCTACTGCGCCAAGGCCGCCCGCTTCGAGGGCGTCGCGCTGTCGCTCACCGTCCCGACCCCCGCGGACGCGGAGCGCCGGTTCGCGGCGCTGAGCGAGGGCGGCGAGGTTCGGATGCCGCTCGGCCCCACCTTCTTCTCGCCCTCTTTCGGCATGGTCGCCGACCGGTTCGGAGTCGCGTGGATGATCAACACGCAGCCGGAAGGCTGA
- a CDS encoding transporter substrate-binding domain-containing protein: MIRIAFSRRLALAGLAAAALGFGVVPQARADALADITARGAIRVAVPQDFPPFGSVGIDMTPQGYDIDMATLIAEKLGVKVELTPVTSANRIPYLQTGKVDLVISSLGKNPDREKVIDFSTAYAPFYNGVFAPAAFAATKVEDLAGKTVGVTRGAVEDLELTKVAPASVDIKRYEDNNGTISAFLSGQVQAVATGNVVAAAIIARNPPKRPELKFLIKNSPCYIGLNKNETALKDKLDAIIAAAKADGSLNAIAQKWLKTDLPKDL, translated from the coding sequence ATGATCCGCATCGCCTTCTCCCGCCGCCTCGCGCTGGCCGGCCTCGCCGCCGCAGCGCTCGGCTTCGGCGTCGTCCCGCAGGCCCGCGCCGACGCGCTCGCCGACATCACGGCTCGCGGCGCGATCCGCGTGGCCGTGCCGCAGGACTTCCCGCCCTTCGGCAGCGTCGGGATCGACATGACGCCGCAGGGCTACGACATCGACATGGCGACCCTGATCGCCGAGAAGCTCGGCGTGAAGGTGGAGCTGACGCCGGTCACCAGCGCGAACCGCATCCCCTACCTGCAGACCGGCAAGGTCGACCTCGTGATCTCGAGCCTGGGCAAGAACCCCGACCGCGAGAAGGTGATCGATTTTTCGACCGCCTACGCCCCGTTCTACAACGGCGTGTTCGCGCCCGCGGCTTTCGCGGCGACGAAGGTTGAGGACCTCGCCGGCAAGACGGTCGGCGTTACGCGCGGCGCGGTGGAGGACCTCGAGCTGACCAAGGTCGCGCCCGCGAGCGTCGACATCAAGCGTTACGAGGACAACAACGGCACGATCTCGGCCTTCCTGTCCGGCCAGGTGCAGGCGGTCGCGACCGGCAACGTGGTGGCGGCGGCGATCATCGCCCGCAACCCGCCGAAGCGCCCCGAGCTCAAGTTCCTCATCAAGAACTCGCCCTGCTACATCGGCCTCAACAAGAACGAGACCGCCCTCAAGGACAAGCTTGACGCGATCATCGCCGCGGCCAAGGCCGACGGCTCGCTGAACGCGATCGCCCAGAAGTGGCTGAAGACGGACCTACCGAAGGATCTTTGA
- a CDS encoding MoaD/ThiS family protein, which translates to MRDALPRPVCVRLPALFDALFPGVERRLEVEAATVAELVDALEARWPGMRDRICDSRPEIRKHINVFVDGRRVRLDAALAPGADVFILTAISGG; encoded by the coding sequence ATGCGGGACGCCCTCCCCCGACCGGTCTGCGTCCGCCTGCCGGCGCTGTTCGACGCCCTGTTTCCCGGGGTCGAGCGGCGGCTGGAGGTCGAGGCCGCGACGGTCGCGGAGCTCGTCGACGCGCTCGAGGCGCGGTGGCCGGGGATGCGGGACCGGATCTGCGACTCGCGGCCTGAAATCCGCAAGCACATCAATGTGTTCGTGGACGGCCGGCGGGTCCGCCTGGACGCAGCCCTCGCGCCCGGCGCCGACGTCTTCATCCTGACCGCGATCAGCGGCGGCTGA
- a CDS encoding amino acid ABC transporter permease: MMEFTTWDILRNLLLAARWTVLLSLVSFVGGGLVGLLILFLRIGKSRWGRIFARGYIEIFQGTPLLMQLFLAFFGLALLGVNVPAWLAAGLALILWTASFLAEIWRGCVESIAKGQWEASSSLGMGRLQQMRHVILPQALKVAVPPTVGFSVQVVKGTALTSIIGFVELSKAGAVVTNATFQPFTVYGFVALIYFALCFPLSQSSQLLERKLNVAHRNH, translated from the coding sequence ATGATGGAGTTCACCACCTGGGACATCCTGCGCAACCTGCTGCTCGCGGCGCGCTGGACCGTCCTGCTCTCGCTCGTCTCCTTCGTCGGCGGCGGGCTGGTCGGCCTCCTCATCCTGTTCCTGCGCATCGGCAAGTCGCGCTGGGGCCGGATCTTCGCCCGCGGCTACATCGAGATCTTCCAGGGCACGCCGCTGCTGATGCAGCTGTTCCTGGCGTTCTTCGGGCTCGCGCTGCTCGGCGTGAACGTGCCGGCGTGGCTCGCGGCCGGTCTCGCGCTGATCCTGTGGACCGCCTCCTTCCTCGCCGAGATCTGGCGCGGCTGCGTGGAGTCCATCGCCAAGGGCCAGTGGGAGGCCTCCTCCAGCCTTGGCATGGGGCGGCTGCAGCAGATGCGGCACGTGATCCTGCCGCAGGCGCTGAAGGTGGCGGTGCCGCCGACCGTCGGCTTCTCCGTGCAGGTCGTGAAGGGCACCGCGCTGACCTCGATCATCGGCTTCGTCGAGCTGTCGAAGGCCGGCGCCGTGGTCACCAACGCCACCTTCCAGCCCTTCACCGTCTACGGCTTCGTCGCGTTGATCTACTTCGCATTGTGCTTCCCGCTCTCGCAATCCAGCCAGCTTCTGGAAAGGAAACTCAATGTCGCTCATCGAAATCACTGA
- a CDS encoding amino acid ABC transporter ATP-binding protein produces MSLIEITEVRKRFGDNEVLKGITLDVEPGEVIAIIGKSGSGKSTLLRCINGLETIDDGSIQVAGAQLLPEELHLKALRLKVGMIFQSFNLFPHKTAGQNVMLSQMVVKKTPKAQAEDMARKMLERVGLAHKFDAYPDELSGGQQQRVAIARALAMQPMALLCDEITSALDPELVQEVLAVVRELAAEGMTLLMVTHEMKFARDVCSRVVFMHQGRVHEVGPPDEVFGNPKTPELRQFVGMH; encoded by the coding sequence ATGTCGCTCATCGAAATCACTGAGGTCCGCAAGCGGTTCGGCGACAACGAGGTCCTGAAGGGGATCACCCTCGACGTCGAGCCCGGCGAGGTCATCGCCATCATCGGCAAGTCCGGCTCCGGCAAGTCGACGCTGCTCCGCTGCATCAACGGACTCGAGACGATCGACGATGGCTCGATCCAGGTGGCGGGCGCGCAGCTGCTGCCGGAGGAGCTCCATCTCAAGGCGCTCAGGCTGAAGGTCGGCATGATCTTCCAGAGCTTCAACCTGTTCCCGCACAAGACCGCGGGCCAGAACGTGATGCTCAGTCAGATGGTGGTGAAGAAGACGCCGAAGGCACAGGCGGAGGACATGGCGCGAAAGATGCTCGAGCGCGTGGGCCTCGCCCACAAGTTCGACGCCTACCCCGACGAGCTCTCCGGCGGCCAGCAGCAGCGCGTCGCCATCGCCCGCGCCCTCGCCATGCAGCCGATGGCGCTGCTCTGCGACGAGATCACCTCCGCGCTCGACCCCGAGCTCGTGCAGGAGGTGCTGGCGGTCGTGCGGGAGCTCGCGGCCGAAGGCATGACGCTGCTGATGGTGACGCACGAGATGAAGTTCGCCCGTGACGTCTGCTCGCGGGTGGTCTTCATGCACCAGGGCCGCGTGCACGAGGTCGGGCCCCCGGACGAGGTGTTCGGAAACCCGAAGACGCCGGAGCTGCGCCAGTTCGTCGGCATGCACTGA